The genomic DNA GGATAGGACAGCGTATTATTAGTGTATAGGATAGGACAGTGTATTATTAGTGTATAGGATAGGACAGTATTAATTTATTGATAGGACAGTGCGATTAGTTTATTGATAGGACAGTGCGATTAGTTTATTGATAGGACAGTATTAGTTTATTGATAGGACAGTGTATTAGTCGTGTATAGGATAGGACAGTGTATTAGTCGTGTATAGGATAGGACAGTGTATTAGTCGTGTATAGGATAGGACAGTGTATTATTCGTGTATAGGATAGGACAGTGTATTATTCGTGTATAGGATAGGACAGTGTATTATTCGTTTATAGGATAGGACAGTGTATTAGTTGTGTATAGGATAGGACAGTATTAGTGTATAGGATAGGACAGTGTATTAGTTTATTGATAGGACAGTGTATTAGTGTATAGGATAGGACAGTATATTAGTGTATAGGATAGGACAGTATTAGTTTATTGATAGGACAGTGTATTTAGTGGACCACCCACTACCATTTACCATCAAGCTCCTTCTCTAGACCACCCAGACCACCCCATTTACCATCAAGCTCCTTCTCTAGACCACCCCATTTACCATCAAGCTCCTTCTCTAGACCACCCAGAACACCCCATTTACCATCAAGCTCCTTCTCTAGACCACCCCATTTACCATCAAGCTCCTTCTCTAGACCACCCCATTTACCATCAAGCTCCTTCTCTAGACCACCCAGAACACCCCATTTACCATCAAGCTCCTTCTCTAGACCACCCAGAACACCCCATTTACCATCAAGCTCCTTCTCTAGACCACTACCATTTACCATCAAGCTCCTTCTCTAGACCACCCAGAACACCCCATTTACCATCAAGCTCCTTCTCTAGACCACTACCATTTACCATCAAGCTCCTTCTCTAGACCACTACCATTTACCATCAAGCTCCTTCTCTAGACCACTACCATTTACCATCAAGCTCCTTCTCTAGACCACCCAGAACACCCCATTTACCATCAAGCTCCTTCTCTAGaccactaccattaccatcaAGCTCCTTCTCTAGACCACCCAGAAAACCCCATTTACCATCAAGCTCCTTCTCTAGACCACCCAGAACACCCCATTTACCATCAAGCTCCTTCTCTATTAGGTCCATCCTGCCTGCCACCTGGTTCTGAACATCTTCTATGTGAGTCAGGAGGTTCATCTGCCACTGGAGACAGTTCCTGGCATGTTCCACTGAGTCTGGTCCCCTCTCATTCAGACAGCCAGGCACAGCCAGCACTGAGTCTGGTCCCCTCTCATTTAGACAGCCAGGCATAGCCAGGGAGCCAGGCACAGCCAGGGCAGTTGTCTTCTGTTGACAACACACAGCATTAACTCAACcacaaaaatctaatcaaaattGATCAACACATTTTACAGTTAATTTTCTTTAAAGGAaagccggtagcctagtggttagagaggcgagACAGCAACCAGAGGGTTGCCAGTTCGAACCCCGGGTCTGACAGGAAAAATCTGTCCCGGAAGTGAGCTGGTGGGGAGGGGTTAAATGTATCAAACCCTAGATACCACGGGCACCCCCTGTTCCTACCTCTCCATGTAGTATATTGTCTTTATGAGAGGTTGAGATAAACAGTCCCCTGTTCCTACCTCTCCATGTAGTGTATTGTCTTTAGGAGAGGTTGAGATAAACAGTCCCCTGTTCCTACCTCTCCATGTAGTGTATTGTCTTTAGGAGAGGTTGGGATAAACAGTCCCCTGTTCCTACCTCTCCATGTAGTGTATTGTCTTTAGGAGAGGTTGAGATAAACAGTCCCCTGTTCCTACCTCTCCATGTAGTGTATTGTCTTTAGGAGAGGTTGGGATGAAGTTACATCCCAGTTGGACCTGATGTACAACTGATGAATAAAGTGATCGCCTTAAAAACAAACAAGAGACAATGAAGATCAACAACACCTTTCTTACTTCCTGTTCCTTGGCTGTGAAGTGGGTGGAGTGGGAGGCGGGGTTAGTATTAGCCAGCACCAGGTCcgcccccacccctcctccctcctggcTGTTAGAGCCGTGGGGGTCTGTAGAGGGCCAGTGTTCCAGCTGTCCGGGGCTGGGGGGTTTCTGGTAGCTGTAGAGCAGAGTGATTACAAAGACAATCAataaaatacattatgaacacACTGTAAACTAGTGACGGGCACCAATATGGCTAATTCAACACAACATGGATAATGTTTGATTCCATACCAGTGCCCATCGCTACTAAAATCAGGTGTTACTCAGCTGAACGTATACCTGTGTTCGCTGGTGATGTAAGTGTCTGTCTTGGAGGAGTTCTGGTTGTTCAGAGAGTTATCTGTCATGTGGATGCAGTCAGGGAGACCGCCCATGGGCTGGTCCTCGTCAGAGTTCACCCATGACCGAGCCCAGAAGTGCAAATTGGGATTGTGTTTGTTCCTATAGGTGGACAAGGAAGTAATGGTTAATTTTGACTCCAAATGATCATGGATCCGTTTCAAataccagaaccctatggcacattattccctttatagtgcactagatttgaccagaaccctatggcaccctattccctttatagtgcactagatttgaccagaaccctatggcaccctattccctttatagtgcactagatttgaccagaaccctatggcaccctattccctttatagtgcactagatttgaccagaaccctatggcgccctattccctttatagtgcactagatttgaccagagtcctatggcaccctattccctttatagtgcactagatttgaccagaaccctatggcaccctattccctttatagtgcactagatttgaccagagtcctatggcaccctattccctttatagtgcactagatttgaccagaaccctatggcaccctattccctttatagtgcactagatttgaccagaaccctatggcaccctattccctttatagtgcactagatttgaccagaaccctatggcaccctattccctttatagtgcactagatttgaccagaaccctatggcaccctattccctttatagtgcactagatttgaccagaaccctatggcaccctattcccttcatagtgcactagatttgaccagaaccctatggcaccctattccctttatagtgcactagatttgaccagaaccctatggcaccctattccctttatagtgcactagatttgaccagaaccctatggcaccctattccctttatagtgcactagatttgaccagaaccctatggcaccctattccctttatagtgcactagatttgaccagaaccctatggcaccctattccctttatagtgcactagatttgaccagaaccctatggcaccctattccctttatagtgcactagatttgaccagaaccctatggcaccctattcccttcatagtgcactagatttgaccagaaccctatggcaccctattccctttatagtgcactagatttgaccagaaccctatggcaccctattccctttatagtgcactagatttgaccagaaccctatggcaccctattcccttcatagtgcactagatttgaccagaacccaGTACTACAGACAATGAGTTCCACAGTTCTCTTCAGTGTGATGAAAACGTTGCCCTACGTGTTGACAGGGGACCTACTGTAGTATGTCCATCTTCAGCTGTAGTCCGTGAAGGACGTTGTTGACACTGAACACGTCTGCTAACAGCTGATGGGTGGACACGCTGGTCTTACAGTTCTGCTCAGAGTAGTTCTCAGAGAGGAAGGACAAGCCGTACATCTGACCCTTGTTCAACCAGTCTTTGTCATGGAGATATTTGGCACTCCACCTTTGAcctaaacaacaaaaacaaatggacatgtcaggaaaacaaccaacatgttgatgatgataataataataataataatgatgtagGAATATCTTGGTCTTGTTTGTAAATTGTATAGGGTAGGTAGAAGTTGCCTAGCCGGAGTGCCAGTCTTGTTTGTAAATTGTATAGGGTAGGTAGAAGTTgcctagcctgagtgccagtcttgTTTATAAATTGTATAGGGTAGGTAGAAGTTgcctagcctgagtgccagtcttgTTTGTAAATTGTATAGGGTAGGTAGAAGTTgcctagcctgagtgccagtcttgTTTGTAAATTGTATAGGGTAGGTAGAAGTTgcctagcctgagtgccagtcttgTTTGTAAATTGTATAGGGTAGGTAGAAGTTgcctagcctgagtgccagtcttgTTTGTAAATTGTATAGGGTAGGTAGAAGTTgcctagcctgagtgccagtcttgTTTGTAAATTGTATAGGGTAGGTAGAAGTTgcctagcctgagtgccagtcttgTTTGTAAATTGTATAGGGTAGGTAGAAGTTgcctagcctgagtgccagtcttgTTTGTAAATTGTATAGGGTAGGTAGAAGTTgcctagcctgagtgccagtcttgTTTGTAAATTGTATAGGGTAGACAGAAGTTgcctagcctgagtgccagtctgtttgtgttaTCATaccaactccttgtcactcatgGTCATGTTTGGTTTGACAATGACATCAACGGAGCTgtcaagagcacaaacagatctgggaccaggctaaaagTTGTCTCTAACCACTGACACAGGGTGAGATTATCTTTCATCCCCCTAATGGTTTAGGTTGGggagtaatctgatcctagatctgtggttaggggaATGTAGGGTATGATGTTACCTGGAGGGTCTCTGCAGATGTAACATATGTACTGGTCCGGGATGCTATCCTCCAGAAGCCCCATACACACACTGTGCTGCCAGCACATACACTCCTCACACTgaaacacagagcgagagagagattgaatgtgtgtgtgtttaggtggaAACAAATActatctgaacccaggtctgaaacATATATAAtacattgtatttatttatttaactagacaagtcagttaggaacaaattcttatttacaaatgacagcctaccccgtcCAAACCCGGACgagcaccgccctatgggactcccaatcatggccggttgtgatacagcctggattccaaccagggtgtctgtagtgactcctctagtactgagatgctgtgccttagaccgctgcgccactcgggagcccacatgACAACAGACATGTTTATGCCCCATTGTTATGTCTGAGGGACAGTTGGAAAATTCCGGAAACTCCCCCCAAATTCCTGAAACACTCCCCAAATCCCCCCACCCCCGGCCAAACGCACcactaacccagacaacgctgggccaattgtgcgccgccctatgggactcccgaccacggccggttgtgatacagcccgggatcgaaccagggtcagtagtgacgcctctagcactgcaatgtagcaccttagaccactgcgccactcaggagggtCCCATATTAGAGGCCTGAAGGGAACGCCCTGGCGGAGCTTGTGGCAGACTTGTACTTTGTACATGTATTTGTTGTAAACTCCCCAGTTAACTGATACTAAAGAGTGATTCATTTAATATTAACTTCAGGTGTCCTTGGTGTTGAATTTACACCACAAGTGACTGGAATGTTCCACCCCACCTCAGGCAGAACCACCCCACCTCAGGCAGAACCACCCCACCTCAGGCAGAACCACCCCACCTCAGGCAGAACCACCCCACCTCAGGCAGAACACTAGTCTGAGGGCTCCAGTCAGTCCAGTACCTGAATCATGAATCCATTCTCCTCGTCCATCTCACAGATACAGCGGACGATCTCCTGGGTaccatcctcatcctcctcctggaAGTCCTCCATGTTTAGAGAGTCAAAGTCCTGGTCGGAGGGTTCAAAACAAACCCCCTTAGTCACATCTATACATTTCCTAAGCTATAACACACAATCTATTACATAGAGGAGGATCCTAAAGGACCATGGATTCCAGTCTGCTTCCTGTTTTCTATGTTTCCAGAAATAAATGGTAGTATGGTGACAACCCTACCTGGTTGTACTCATCTCCACTAAACAGCAGGCTCTCTGTGGTCGAGTCCTCCAGGAACTCTATGTCTGACAggtctggagagggagaggggggggaggagatagggagagaaagggggaagtgggagagaaagggggaagtgggagagagaggggggggatagggggaggggggggaaggggaggtagggagagagagggggaggtagggagagagagggggaggtagggagagagaggggggggaaggggaggtagggagagagagggggaggtagggagagagtgggggaggtagggagagagagggggaggtagggagagaggggggggtagggagagagagggggaggtagggagagagggggggaggtagggagagagagggggaggtagggagagagagggggaggtagggagagagagggggaggtagggagagagagggggaggtagggagagagagggggaggtagggagagagagggggaggtagggagagagagggggaggtagagaggggggaggtagggagagagggggggagggggaggtagggagagagagggggagagggggaggtagggagaggtagggagagagggggaggtagggagagagggggaggtagggagagagggggaggtagggagagaggggggaggtagggagaggggggagggggaggtagggagagaggggggagggggaggtagagagagagggggaggtagggagagaggggggagggggaggtagggagagagggggaggtagagagagagggggaggtagggagagagggggaggtagggagagagggagaggtagggagagaggggggaggggggagagaggggggaggtagagagagagggggaggtagggagagaggggggaggtagagagagagggggaggtagggagagaggggggagggggaggtagggagagagggggaggtagagagagagggagaggtagggagagaggggaggtagagagagagggggaggtagggagagagggggaggtagggagagagggagaggtagggagagaggggggggagggggagagaggggggagggggagagatatgTGAGTTGATCCATTTGAACAGCACATTCatgtaaagatgaaatgtgatcaGTTGATATACACATGTATTGATACGCGTTCATTCCATAGAAAAGATGCCCTGTCAGGCgattctcactcactctctccggTCAGGTCCACAGAGAGGATGGCGCGGGGGGTACTGGTAATGTTTGGTGGtggagcaggaggaagaggaggagcggtGAAGAGCAGACGCCGTAGATCGCTCCAGGAAGGACAGGGACATGTCATCGTAGTCAGAATAACCTGCAGGTGAGAAAACACAGAATGTGTTTTTATAATGTATTGAAGATGTGCTACTTCTAGCGTCTGTTTATCTTTCACTTCTGTATTTATTGGTGTTGTGTGTATTGGCTGGGGAAATTAAACTCCCCCCTTTGAGGATTGATTAAGTACTATCTTATGtctcggggcggcagcgtagcctagtggttagagtgttggactagtaaccggaaggttgcgagttcaaaccccgagctgacaaggtacaaatctgtcgttctgcccctgaacaggcagttaacccactgttcccaggccgtcattgaaaataagaatgtgttcttaactgacttgcctagttaaataaaggttaaataaaaaataaaataaaaatatatttttttaaatatatacgtTTACAATAAGCTATACAAATGGACTGGTCATTCGCTGACAACATACTACACACAACAGCAGGAGCCCTTGGAGAAACAGTAAGATACAGCACCTGAACTAAACGTACAGTGCTGCttagatttcctcctcttcttcttcttcttcttctgtttcaTTTTGAAGtgttccttctctttcctgtccCTCCGCTCTTTGTCCTTCTTTTTTCCTAAAAACCAAAACAGAACATCTATTTAATCACCAAACTGATTGGCTCGGAACAACGGAGGAATGTTATTTATTACAACTGCTAAGAAGAGAACTAGAACACAATCTCACCGATCACCTGGGATTTCTCCTCCAGTTTCACCTTCTTCTCATTCTTTATTAACCCTGTAGAAGAAGTCATGTAATTCAATCACAGGTCTCTGCAGCGAACTGGGTTGATTTAATTGTGTGACCCaaacggtaccctattccctatatagtgcactactttagattgTTTCTTTTCCCCTCTGTCGTATTTCATGTGTTTTTCTTCTCATCTATATCACTACCTCATTGTGTGTTGTTGGGAAAGAGCTGGCCAGTGAAGCATGTCACTGGGCTGTTATACACCTGCTGCATCCTGCCCTGCCACTAACCTGGCTCCAGGCCTCACAGCCCCTCAGGAAGGCCCACTGCCCTGCCACTAACCTGGCTCCAGGCCTCACAGCCCCTCAGGAAGGCCCACTGCCCTGCCACTAACCTGGCTCCAGGCCTCACAGCCCCTCAGGAAGGCCCACTGCCCTGCCACTAACCTGGCTCCAGGCCTCACAGCCCCTCAGGAAGGCCCACTGCCCTGCCACTAACCTGGCTCCAGGCCTCACAGCCCCTCAGGAAGGCCCACTGCCCTGCCACTAACCTGGCTCCAGGTGCTTGTCCTTATCGATCACCTTCTTCAGAATCTTGTCGTGGAGGGACTCGAAGCTCTTCTCCTGAGGCGGCGGAGGGAGAGACAGCTCTGTGCTGTCAGAGCTCATGGAGGCAGAGGAGCGCTTCTTCCTGTTCAACCTGGGAGGTTTCAGACAGCTCcccagtccagtacagtccagttGGAACATATGGCCCGGAGGGTACAGtgctggaggacagaggagacagtaTAAAACCTATGGCcctgaggggacagaggagacagtataaaatatatggccctgaggggacagaggagacagtATGAAACCTATGGCcctgaggggacagaggagacagtataaaatatatggccctgaggggacagaggagaccgTATGAAACCTATGGCCCTGAGGGGACAGTATAAAACATATGGCcctgaggggacagaggagacagtATGAAACCTATGGCCCTGAGGGGACAGAGGAGGCAGTATAAAACATATGGCcctgaggggacagaggagacagtATAAAACATATGGCCCTGAGGGGACAGTATAAAACATATGGCCCtgaggggacagaggggacagTATAAAACATATGGCCCGGAGGGGACAGTATAAAACATATGGCCCGGAGGGGACAGTATGAAACCTATGGCCCtgaggggacagaggggacagTATAAAACATATGGCCcggaggggacagaggggacagTATAAAACATATGGCCccgaggggacagaggagacagtATAAAACATATGGCCCtgaggggacagaggggacagTATAAAACATATGGCCCtgaggggacagaggggacagTATAAAACATATGGCCCtgaggggacagaggggacagTATAAAACATATGGCCCtgaggggacagaggggacagTATAAAACATATGGAcctgaggggacagaggagacagtATAAAACATATGGCCCTGAGGGGACAGCGCTGAGGGacagaggggggtgagagagagagtataaggtatggctctggacaaaagtagtgcactatatagggaatagggtgccatttgggatataacCCTAAAACAATCTTGTGAATTTGTTTATTCAAGTTACATACAACTAACTGTGTTCTCAAATGAATGAAATGTAAATCCATACACGATGAGGTGGAGACAGTCCTGCGTCTCTTCGTGTTGTCAGGGATCTCcagcagggtggtggtggtgggcatGGAGGCTGAGGTGGCCCGGGTACGACCAGCCCTGTCTGGGGAGCCTGGCAGCTCAGAGTCCTGGAGGTCCTTGTCAGCGTTGTGGTAATACTTGAGGTGGTAGTCCAGCAGCTTGGCTTTGCGGAAGGCCTTGGAGCACCCAGGGATCTTACACTTGTAGAGGTCCAGGTCGTTGGGAGACGTTGGGTCATCACACCACTTGGTGTTcatgactgagagagaggacacagaagagagaaagagagagaaagagagagaaagagagagaaagagagagaaagagagagaaagagagaaagagagagagagaaagagagagagaaagagagagag from Oncorhynchus kisutch isolate 150728-3 unplaced genomic scaffold, Okis_V2 scaffold903, whole genome shotgun sequence includes the following:
- the LOC116363033 gene encoding LOW QUALITY PROTEIN: PHD finger protein 20-like protein 1 (The sequence of the model RefSeq protein was modified relative to this genomic sequence to represent the inferred CDS: deleted 1 base in 1 codon) — its product is MSRKTPNRPGITFEVGARIEAQDYLQKWYSSRIEDIDFDEGKMLVHFDRWSHRYDEWITWDSTRLRPLERPTLRKEGLKEEEGEVTERLSEMSASRLDELPGCTESTEDQTELPQPRQELRDGEEVLARWTDCRYYPAKIESVNKEGIYTVQFYDGVIRCVKKIHIKSMPHDAKGQKDWIALVKAASAAAKSKGSSTPRTSANSNKDRDDPHGGKSEDEDGQEELDEELQDQSDSDKLESHEDDADCKKERTEVPVTSQQQKVPRTADHDSLQRQTQRQTGSSVTGSPAKCRNRRLKHHSGESNSSQKQRASRPPCSITTLSAGEDTMSAPESMLSPSPRHSCPDTATSGRSAEGQGHSGKGHGETVPPGSPRSSEQSQRRRRSQRLATVSPDINSDPSVTSNPATTQCPDLSPHGREHNTSHKDPSSPEDQMTNSVEKAESSTLHNYCVGTPPTPSSAASILTPSHPPITHRDQLTDGPSANHTAVADKFPPLAAAAGRRSITRTSKLNKHTREPIMNTKWCDDPTSPNDLDLYKCKIPGCSKAFRKAKLLDYHLKYYHNADKDLQDSELPGSPDRAGRTRATSASMPTTTTLLEIPDNTKRRRTVSTSSSLYPPGHMFQLDCTGLGSCLKPPRLNRKKRSSASMSSDSTELSLPPPPQEKSFESLHDKILKKVIDKDKHLEPGLIKNEKKVKLEEKSQVIGKKKDKERRDRKEKEHFKMKQKKKKKKRRKSKQHCYSDYDDMSLSFLERSTASALHRSSSSSCSTTKHYQYPRAILSVDLTGENLSDIEFLEDSTTESLLFSGDEYNQDFDSLNMEDFQEEDEDGTQEIVRCICEMDEENGFMIQCEECMCWQHSVCMGLLEDSIPDQYICYICRDPPGQRWSAKYLHDKDWLNKGQMYGLSFLSENYSEQNCKTSVSTHQLLADVFSVNNVLHGLQLKMDILQNKHNPNLHFWARSWVNSDEDQPMGGLPDCIHMTDNSLNNQNSSKTDTYITSEHSYQKPPSPGQLEHWPSTDPHGSNSQEGGGVGADLVLANTNPASHSTHFTAKEQEKTTALAVPGSLAMPGCLNERGPDSVLAVPGCLNERGPDSVEHARNCLQWQMNLLTHIEDVQNQVAGRMDLIEKELDVLESWLDFTGELEPPDPLARLPQLKHRIKQLLTDLSKVQQMSTLCSV